Genomic segment of Malus domestica chromosome 15, GDT2T_hap1:
ACAATAAAGCTGATAGGTCAAACATGACTTCAGTTATTCTCATGCTTAGTAGCAACTCCATCACTCTTTCCGGTACCTTCGGAACCAACATTTTTTTTCCGAGTAGATCGAACATGCCCGCAACCTTAGGATCAAATATTTCATCCTCAGTAATTGAGGTTTCAATCACGGAACTAGCTCCACGCCCGCACACATGCTCAATTAATACTTGAACAGGATAAATgatcccaaagtgcatgtttGGTAGTCATTCAATTGAAAAAGATGATAATGAGAGTCGAAGTCTTTCACTTAGTGAAAATTACGAACTTGCAATATAGCTTCTTTTGTTGCTCGTTCGTGGCGGCAACATAACTATAAGGAGAAGCGGAAGTGACAGTTTGTACTATATGATGATATTGAATTAAGACATAGTATTTCTGTCATGATCTTCCGGGAAATATGTTCGAATGAAAATGTTAATATGCTCCAGTGTATGTTACACACAAAAATATTTGGTCGTCAAGTGTTTGAATCTTGACCTACGACCTAACAGCTAAAAAATCTGTTGTAGTGATTGCGCATACAAAAACCATTTGAGGTCGTAGGCAAAATAGCTGACCCTTTGAGAGCCGCCTCTGATTCctaattatttttctctttttcgtgtttttgtttttttccttcaaaaaaCTTCCAAAATTTGTACTGCATGTACTGCTACACAATGTTGTACTGCGAAGTTTCCAATTGAGAtccaacaagaagaagaatccaaaacataattaaaatgactaaaatgccTAGAAATAATTTGGTGATCTTCATTGATTCTGTATTTGGTTATACATATGGTGCATATACATGGTGTATCAAAGTGTAAATCTACATAGCAAAGCAGTTGCCACCTTTTCTAACTACCATTTGAACCGCCGGAGCATCCTTAGAAAAACCGACGGCTTCCCATCTTCTTTGAGCAGACGGCCTTGGAAGATTCTCCGGCACGATGGTCTCCAGTGAGTTAGGGCTCCACTGTGGGCACATTCTTTTTTCACTCCATTTTGCGACCCTCTGGTCACTTGATGTTGCTATTTCCAACGGCAAAGGCATAACTTTAGCAATGGCCTCATGGGTTTGGTTACTTACTACGCTGCCCATTTCGAATCCGATCATGATGCAACTCATGCCTACAACACATCGTTTAGCCCATGATCCATGATCATTTTTGTTCCTACACGCAAGTATTTGACATGATTAAACACCAAATGACCTCCTCATGCATAAATAACTTTCAATTGGTCAAACAAATACGAGGCATGAGATTGGGGTTTGATTACACATACCATGCAGGTACTTGATTTTGCTTTGAGGGCAAAGAAGGGCTTGAACCATGGCTTTGATTTGAAGGTGGCGGATTGAGGCAGCAGTTGAAGTTTGTAACAGTCATCTCTCTCtatgtcctctctctctctctcttctctctccttctctctctcttctttctctattCCTTCTGAATTTTAGCAATGAAAGAAGGAGAGGGAGCATGTATATATCGCAAGAGGAAGGTGGGTTTTGGTTAAACGAGATGGAGTAATTGGTAGTACCAGACAAATACCTCAACGGTGACCTTCCACGTGGGGTTGGACCCTCTATCACAAGCCAATAGTTGCTTGCCGTCTATTACTACCACAATATTTCCCTTGGAGACGCGTGTGGGATTGAGTTTCCTGTTCATCAGTTAGAGAGAGAGTATACATATTGTCACTCTCTTTTTCTGCAGATACACCCAAAAGAATCAACTAACTACTCATGCAAAACCTCTCACTTTCAGCAGAAGCTGCCGACAATTAAGCCAGCGTACTCGGTAAACAAAGATCTAATATTTGAAACATTGAATTAGCGAGTACTACGAAGCATCCAAAAAGTCTCATCGGAAGAGTCATTGGTATTTGGTTGGAGTGCTGAGTGCTCTACCTTATTTTGACTTTGGACCAATTACAGCAAATGCTACCAATTTATTTTCACTATCACATGAccccaaatttgtttaatctTTTCATCATTCATATTGTTAAAACAATCAACAAATTATACTAGTATTTTAGTGTCTGCAAAAAAATCATGTCAAAAGCAAGGAGCTTCAGGCTAAAATAAACTTCAAGATTATGgattctagttttttttttttttaatttggtccTTGAAAGTTGATTTTTGCGAGATAAGTTTTTAGTTATTAGTGCATAGTCTCTATTGTAATGGTCACTATTTGCTTCTTTTACAGTTCCTCTTCAAAGTGGACGCTGCTTATATTCAAAGAATGTTGCCTTACTAGTTTTCTTGATGAATAACGTTAGGAAGACTAAATatgtagattaaattttgtaaactaaaagatataaaagttgatgattgagttattacttaaatattgattaacgtatttatttcttattaatgacatattatttagtttataaatttaatatacgtAACGTTACTGATTAATTGTCAAATTAaagtttgtttagttttaaaGCGATGactgttttattttgttgtttgtcGTGCTCGTCAGCCAGCCGACATATTCACCAACAAGTGATAACTAAAAGTGGCCAAGTTGACcttaatttttacttttcaagTACTTGAAAGCTCAAGGTAGGTATAACCACTACAAGGTAGATTAATAGTGATGAATTTCAAGCtcatatttcatattatatgtcttaaatttgattttttatgcTGATGAATCGCACGATGATGACTAGTGAGAAGCTGAAAtgcatatgtaatttttttttgctttaaaAAATTTAGACTGCCATGTCAAAATGACCGAATGATCCCCTTTTTAAAAGACAGAAAAAAAAAGCTCAAGTAGGTACACAAAATCTCACCAAAAATTAGGTTGTTATTACTTATTAATAGGACGCCATGAAATCAACATCTTGATACAGTAGTCCTTACCTTGCTGTTAATATTTCTTCACTTCTTTAATTAAATTACTTTAGATTTTTATTTCTCAGAAATATCTAATTCTTCGAAAATAAATGACCAAAGCATGTGACTTTACCAAGTCCCAAAGTCAACATAACGCAGTTGTTGCTCGGTGCACGACGCCGTTTCACCTCCCCCTAAGAAACAGACCAGTTAGATCTCAGCATTCAGCAGAAACCAGTGTCTTCGTGTAGATCGCCCAAAATCTCTCCCAGTGCATCGCTTTCACTGCGATTTCGTCACTctctaaaaccctaattctctctctttctctaaaacCCTGTTCTTCTACTTACTTcccagaaaaccaaaatttcatCTTTTTCAATGCCTGCACTTGCaaaaccctaaatccccaaatccAATTGTGAAACCAAATTGAATCCCTTTTCGTTTCCGAAACGGCAATTCTCATTGGATTCGATTGATTTGTCATCCCTTCAATAATCCCaaatcatttctcaaccaaaaaccctttttttttttaattcagcGCAGAACCAGATAGCCATTTCAGCTAAAGCCCCAATCTTTCGGCAGAACAAAGTCAGTGATCGACTCAGTGAGTCGCATTCTGAGAAAATTTTCCGAATTTTGGAGACTTGAATTTTGGTGGGTTGGTGGGGGCAGAGGATGTTAATGGTTGAGAACTATGGAGGGAAGTAAAGTGGAGAATGGAAGCTCAAGCGAGGGTCGGCCTCCGAACCCTCTTTCGACCGCTGCGGCCTACTGGCAGTGTGGCTTTAGCCCCGCCGATGGCGTTCCAGTGCCGTGCAAGAAATCACTCGTTCGACACCCGTCTCTTGTATGTTTCATTCATTCCTCTGCTTCTGCATTTTTCCATTTGGGTTTCTTAGACGTTTAGTGATTAATTGTATGTTTAAGCTGTTAATTATGTAGAAATGGCTTCTAGAATTTTGATTAATAAGCTTACTTGCTATGAGTAGTTCTGTTTTTCGGAGTATTGAAGATCTGTTTTCGTAGCGATTAAATTGTCGAATATAAATTCTCTGGTCTTGGTGCAATTGTTGAATGTGTGAATCGGATTTTGCAGATGAAGACGAAAACAAAAGAGATCAAAGTTGAGCCGGGAGTTCAAGCAGAGGACTTTGAATCTAATTTCATTCCAATTGTCCGCTCCGGTGCATGGGCTGACATTGGGTCTCGTCCAAACATGGAAGATGTGTATGTCTGCTTGGACAATTTTATTGACGATTATGGGCTCAAGGATCATGCCGATGGCCCGAGTGCTTTCTATGGGGTATTTATCGTCTTTACACATGTTCTTACGAATTTCCTAACACGTTGTGCAATAACATTCTACTCTTGAGTTGTTTAGTTTTCATTTGTTGACTATATGCCTCAGTTCTTTAGAGGTAGATTTTTGTGGTGGTTGTTGATATTAGAACATAtgtttcaaacaataatctgTATGTGTTGCACTTGCTAGCTAATATTATCCTTAGAATTTCCTAATTGAACATTCCTACCGTATTGGTTGGTCAGGTGTTTGATGGACATGGAGGAAAGCATGCGGCTGATTTTGCTTCATCCCATCTGCCGAAGTTCATTTTGGAGAATGAAGACTTCCCTACAGATATTGAACAGGTTGTCACTTCAGCGTTTCTGCATACTGACACTGCCTTTGAGGAAGCTTGCACCTTGGATGCCAAACTTGCTTCTGGTACCACTGCATTGACAGCTCTTCTCATTGGaaggttgaatttttttttttttttttttttttttttttttttttttttcgttttctctACCTttgaactccgcctatgtcttacatggccggtcccaagcccggataaaggaggagggggagggcgtcaggtagtcgacagccggcactccatgatcacgtcgaatccttatgaaaatgaatccagaacaaaattgcgctaaagctagggcgtcacccgtaagtggcgcgctgtgtggcccgagcacagtgataagtgagcaagggtcgctgtatctccatcggcacccggatgcagtgttaaatgagcaagggggccatagaaactttttttcgaacgactccactcaaagttgtttgggagcatatgctcctatcaactttacccgggacacacaaaagaagtactttgatcctattagacgggggagggtgaagaagctaggacagaagggtagagttcaagagagcaaaatgcgtttaggaacgtggaatataggaaccttaacgggaaaatctatggaagtagtggaagttatggtgaggagaaggataaatattatgtgcctacaagaaactaagtgggttggtagtaaggcaaaggatctagaaaactcagggtttaaactttggtattcgggcacaaatagaacgagaaacggtgttggcatcatcgtggacaagaccttggtacaagatgttgtagatgtcaagagggtaggagatagaatcatggcaatcaagattgtaataggacaagaacttatcaatgtgattagtgcgtacgcacctcaagtagggttggatacgagttcgaaggagaaattttgggaagatcttggagacttggtgcaaggaattgctcagacggagaagttatttataggaggagatttaaatggacacgtgggcagggagacaggcaactatggaggttttcatggtggccatggttttggggagagaaacgaggatggggaagctatcttggattttgcaatggcatatgatctcttcttagccaacaccttctttaagaagagagaagaacatgtgattacctacaagagtgggtcgtcaaaaacacaaatagattttcttctaatgaggaaaggggatcgtataacttgtaaggattgcaaagttataccaggagagagcgtggctaatcaacatcgcttgttggtgatggatgtacatatcaaaagagtaagacaaaagaacaagacttggaagtgcccaagaactagatggtggaatctaaaagaagaaaaacaagccattttcaaagagaaggtaatcacccaatgtgtgtgggatagagagggggaagctagccaaatgtgggattccatggctagttgtatccgaaaagtagcaaaagaggtattaggagagtccaagggctttgccccacaccaaaaggaatcttggtggtggaatgaggaggtacaaataaaggtgaaggctaagaaggaatgttgtaaagccttatacaaggagaggaccgatgaaaatggtgaaaggtatagaaaagcgaagcaagaggcgaagaaagctgtcagagaagctaagttagcggcttacgacgatatgtataaacgactagataccaaagaaggagagttggatatctataaactagctagagcaagggaaaagaagacaagggacctaaaccaagtgaggtgcatcaaggatgaggatggaaaggttcttgctacagagaacgcggttaaagacagatggagaggttattttcataatcttttcaatgaaggacatgaaaggagtgcttctttaggggagttgagtaactcagaagagtgtagaaactactccttttatcgtcgaatccggaaggaagaagtggttgtagctttgaagaagatgaagcatagaaaagcaataggcccagacgatataccaatcgaagtgtggaaagttttgggagagacaggtataacatggctcactgaccttttcaataggattttgaaaacgaagaagatgccaaatgagtggcgaacgagcactttggtgcctatctacaagaataagggcgacgtacaaaattgcatgaactataggggtattaagctaatgagtcatacaatgaagctctgggaaagagtcattgagcatagattgaggcaagagacacgggtttcggacaaccaattcgggttcatgccagggcgctcaaccatggaggcaatctatctcttacgaagattgatggaaagatatagagatgggaaaaaggatttacacatggtctttatagatttggaaaaagcgtatgatagggtcccaagagacattctttggaggattttagagaagaaaggagtacgagtagcatatatccaagctataaaggatatgtatgaaggagcaaagaccgccgtaagaactcatgaaggacaaaccgaaagctttcccataactgtaggattacatcaaggctcatccttaagtccttacctttttgcgttggtaatggatgagttaacaggacatattcaagatgatattccttggtgtatgcttttcgcagacgatatagtgttgatagatgaaactcaggaaggggtaaatgcaaagcttaacctttggagagaagtgttggaatctaaaggtcttcgcctcagccgatcaaagacagaatatatggagtgcaagttcagtgcaaatggaggccaaaacgagttaggggtgaggatcggagatcaagaaataccaaagagcgaccgttttcgttacctaggatctatcttgcaaaagaacggagaattagatggagatctcaaccatagaatacaagctggatggatgaagtggaagagtgcatccggcgtgttgtgtgaccgccgtatgccactgaagctcaagggaaaattttataggacggcaataaggccggcaatgctgtatggcacagaatgttgggcggtgaaacatcaacacgtacacaaaatgggtgtagcggagatgaggatgcttcgttggatgtgtgggcacacgagaaaggataagattaggaatgaggatatccggggtaaagtaggagtagccgaaattgaaggaaagatgagagaaaatcggttacggtggtttggacatgtgcaaagaaggcctactgacgctccgattagaagatgcgactatgtgacagaggttcagggccgaaggggtagaggaagacctaggaaaactttggaagagactctaagaaaagacttagagtacttggatctaacgaaggacatgacacaggatcgagcacaatggcgttctaagattcatatagccgatcccactcagtgacttggattttccaagtctccaaccaagaagttttcctcactcgggaaattaagggaacactaccccaacctacatgctccactcagaaagcttcaacatacaagcttcaacaaaagaaaattcaaagaacttagcgaagaaggctttggtgtatttaacacaatacgttgaaatgaaggaaagcttatttattgatatccccgataagctacaaatatgtacatatacatgagtcaaaataaacacacaagagggagccttcacaaaggttgcttaggagaagtctcagcagtcggtagagccccagaaagagaaggcaccggagggggatcatttggagcctcagtactggacagaaccctagaaggaggaggcatcagaggttgatcatttggagcttcattacgcggtacagccccagaagacgaaggcaataaatgcctttggaacaaacccacaaatctctgatgatcaagtaaaacctgaccatcagtttccttcatctggtcaagcttccttttcatgtttgtagcatagtcatgtgcgagccggtgcaactgtttattctcatgcttgagccctctaatctcctgtttgagactcatcacttcagccgccaatgattcaacttggcgggttcgagcaaataggcgttgtgccatattagacacagaacctgcacactgaacactgagagccagcgaatccttaacagctaactcatcagaccgtttggaaagtagtctgttatctttgggagtgagaaggttcctggccaccaccgcagcggtcatatcattcttcatcacggaatccccaacggtaagaggaccagttggggagacgaaggatgggcgccatatgttgtctggagaaggcggggctgcctcttcaacaaggttcaagtcaaaacgacggtcggaggggccagacattttcaaaggtgttgaagagagaagaggtcggacaaatcaagatcttagaagtgcaagaatgaagcttctactggtggagattcaagtgtgctttggaacttaatgccagcccctataaaaatctgcactcgacggagcttcagaaatcaaagaggcgcctgctcagaaatcgaagaggcgtttgctttctcaaaagctgggctgcttagagatcacgagggttgatctcagaaatcgaagagccgtttgctttctcaaaagttgggctgctcaaagaccacgaaggccgatctcagaaatcgaagaggcgctcgctttctcaaaagctgggctccctagagaccacgagggccgatctcagaaatcgaagaggcacctacttttccagccttgtcagcacctgtcacacgcacactcagctttgcggaaattatgggcattctgtcaaagacttctggggaagtagaaaacacatgaatcttactgttcaatcacccacttcccacacgcaacaatagctcatgggtaccacagataactttgccaaagttctctgccaaagttgagcacgtgaagcttgcagctcccactacatcgctctgaccaagaagggtaaaagaatagcaaagaaacagcactaacaaagtttagacccataaattttgaaggtctagctaccatattattacccacaagggtaaaggaacagtaccactgctggataattggaaagtccatgtatgtcaacctctgtgcttcgtggcaaggtagactagcaaacatgcccaacctttactcacattcgagaaaacactcccaataagattgcttgctccaaaatcgaagaggcaccgtcctccgaatctaaagagccagactcccaacatgactactttcttaaaaatcgaagagagggtaaaggaacagtaccattgctggataattggaaagtccctgtgtgtcaacctctgtgcttcgtggcaaggtagactagcaaacatgcccaacctttactcacattcgagaaaacactcccaacaagattgcttgctccaaaatcgaagaggcaccgccctccgaatctcgagagccactctcccaacatgattactttctcaaaaatcgaagagacactgctccccgaatctcgagagccagacccccagcatgattgctttctcaaaaatcggtgaggcaccgttctccgaatcaatcgaagaggcgctcgctttctcaaaagctgggctgctcagagaccacgagggccgatctcagaaatcaaagaggcacctacttttctagccttgtcagcacctgtcacacgcacactcagctttgcagaaattatgggcattctgtcgaagacttctggtgaagtagaaagcacatgaatcttactgttcaatcacccacttcccacacgcaacaataactcatgggtaccacagatcactttgccaaagttctctgccaaagttgagcacgtgaagcttgcagctcccactacatcgctctgaccaagaaaggtaaaagaatagcaaagaaacagcactaacaaagtttagacacataaattttgaaggtctagctaccatattattacccacaatggtaaaggaacagtaccactgctggataattggaaagtccctgtgtgtcaacctctgtgcttcgtggcaaggtagactagcaaacatgcccaacctttactcacattcgagaaaacagtcccaacaagattgcttgctccaaaatcgaagaggcaccgtcctccgaatctcgagagccagactcccaacatgactactttctcaaaatcgaagagagggtaaaggaacagtaccattgctggataattggaaagtccctatgtgtcaacctttgtgcttcgtggcaaggtagactagcaaacatgtccaacctttactcacattcgagacaacactcccaacaagattgcttgctccaaaatcgaagaggcaccgccctccgaatctcgagagccagactcccaacatgattacttcctcaaaaatcgaagagacactgctctccgaatctcgagagtcagacccccaacatgattgctttctcaaaaatcgaagaggcatcgttctccgaatctcgagagccagataccacagaccactttttcaaagtgctctgacagagttaaaacatgtgaaactggcagctcccactaccgtgctatgaccaagcagggtaaaggaatagcattactacttgttgttagggagactcctatatatgtcgacctccatccccaacggacaggcagacctgcaaaaatgctcaacccttcatcatatctgagagggcactcccaacaaagcctttcgaaatattcagctttctttccccccgataatacctctgcaaacaagctatactagagcaagaatatctcatatcatcagggttaaaagcaagagtatcccatatcatgctttttccctgttttttcttttgaccttgtttttacctgcaagacaaggagaaagagagcaatcagtcagcacttggaatcaagcttccagccaggaactgactgcctggaaccccttacctgattacttacctggcattgctctcgagtactcatcttcaacatcttatgtttccagggaagattccgcatctgcttgaggaacagatagggcaagtgcgaaggatacaaggaagcatgtggagacaagcgtaacagcacacgtgccgatacatccattactctgtcaaaagcaaaagtatcccatatcagcagggtggaacgtactctagatttgatggacttgttttgaccctcaaattcttcagtcggccttatactctggaggaaaccagaaaaccctccagctcagttcaagaataagcctgtggaaagttacttcttcaaaagcaaaagtatctcatatcatctcttctcatttttcttctctttatccttcatgctgctgcaagatggggagaaggtgaacaatcagtcggagctct
This window contains:
- the LOC103456156 gene encoding probable protein phosphatase 2C 22, whose product is MEGSKVENGSSSEGRPPNPLSTAAAYWQCGFSPADGVPVPCKKSLVRHPSLMKTKTKEIKVEPGVQAEDFESNFIPIVRSGAWADIGSRPNMEDVYVCLDNFIDDYGLKDHADGPSAFYGVFDGHGGKHAADFASSHLPKFILENEDFPTDIEQVVTSAFLHTDTAFEEACTLDAKLASGTTALTALLIGRLLVVANAGDCRAVLCRRGKAIEMSRDHKPICSKEKQRIEASGGHVYDGYLNGQLNVARALGDWHMEGMKAKEGGPLSAEPELMTTKLTKEDEFLIIGCDGIWDVFRNQNAVDFARRRLQEHNDPAACSKDLVDEALKRKSGDNLAAVVVCFQPQPPPNLIAPRSRVQRSFSQEGLRELQSFLDDLKT